The nucleotide window GGCGACGACGATGCATGACGCGGTGGCCAGCGTCGAGAAGTGGACCGCGGACAACGACGCCTCCTTGCCGATGTGCACCGCGGCGGACATCAAGGCCGCGTCATGAGCGCCGGCGACCACCTTCCGCGTGCGGTCGAGGAGATCGAGGCCCACGTCGCGGACCTCGGCTGGGACCGACCCTCGGCGTTGTTCGCGCTCGTCGAGACCGCACAGTTGCTCGCTGAGCAGCCCGAGCTTGCCGACGCACTCGGCCTCGGTGTCGACGCGACGGGTCTGACCCCGATCGAGCAGGAGGGCTTGGCGCCCGGCGAAGTGCTGGAAGAAGTCCTGGCCACGATCATCTGGCCACCCGCGGTCGTGGGGGCTGCAGCGGTCGTCGAACGGATCGTGTTGCCCCCGGCCACCGACGGACAGATCCCGGAGGACCCCGAGGAGGCCGAGGTGTTCGCCCGTGAGCACCCGGACCGCGAAGAGGTACGCATCGTGGCTGGCGTGACGCGCGACGGTGCGGCGCACTGTGCCTTGCGGCTGCGCTCTCACGATGAGCCCGAATCCGTGGTGGTGGGCGAGGATCTGGTGCCCAACCTGGTGATCGCGCTGCGGGCCACCTTGCAAGACGACGAGGAGGGCTCGGCGTGAGTCTGCGAGCACCCGCACCCGCACCCGCACCCCGGCCGACCAGACCACGCGCGCTGGGTGTGACCGCGGGGCTCCTGGTCATGGCGTTCCTGCTGCTCAGCGGGATGTCGACGTTGTGGACCGAGAAGTTGTGGTTCGACTCGGTCGACTTCGAGTCGGTCTTCGGCACGATGTTGTGGACCCGGGTCGGGTTGTTCTTGATCTTCGGCGCTGTGATGGCGCTGACCGTCGGGGCGAGCATGCTGATCGCCTACCGTGCGCGCCCGCTGTTTCGGCCCTCGACCCCGGACCAGCTCGGCCTGGCTCGCTACCGCGATGCGGTGGTTCCCGTACGCACCTGGTTGATGGGCATCTTCGCCCTGGTGGTCGGCAGCTTCGCCGGGCTCAGCGCAGCGGGTCAGTGGCGTGGTTATCTGTTGTGGCGTTATGGCGGCTCGTTCGGCACCGAGGATCCGTACTTCGGCCGCGATGCCGGCTTCTATGTCTTCGACCTCCCG belongs to Nocardioides sp. and includes:
- a CDS encoding PPA1309 family protein: MSAGDHLPRAVEEIEAHVADLGWDRPSALFALVETAQLLAEQPELADALGLGVDATGLTPIEQEGLAPGEVLEEVLATIIWPPAVVGAAAVVERIVLPPATDGQIPEDPEEAEVFAREHPDREEVRIVAGVTRDGAAHCALRLRSHDEPESVVVGEDLVPNLVIALRATLQDDEEGSA